One Ruegeria pomeroyi DSS-3 genomic region harbors:
- a CDS encoding alkaline phosphatase family protein: MTQNRNILWIMCDQLRFDYLSCYGHERLNTPNIDKLAKRGVRFTNAYVQATVCGPSRMSAYTGRYVRSHGSTQNGIPLRVGEPTLGDHLRDVGMRNVLIGKTHMRPDLDGMKRLGIDPDSEIGARVGEGGFDAFDRDDGVHPTGYRKKEPAYNDYLRHAGFQAENPWEFWANSAEGKGGENQSGWLLTHADKPARVPEEHSETAYMTRRAMEFMEAAEKDGRPWCAHLSYIKPHWPYIVPAPYHDMFGPDDVKPAVRSDEELKAAHPLFKAMTEEVYSRNFARDEVREKVIPAYMGLIKQIDDQLGQLFAFMQERGLDENTMIVFTADHGDYLGDHWMGEKYLFYEAAAKVPLIIYDPSDKADATRGTVSDALVEMIDLAPTFVDYAGGVPPMHILEGKSLLPLLHDDDSSWDRQYVFSELDYSNLPARLKLGRDIQDCRATMVFDGRYKLVEVMGFAPILFDLEVDPDELKDLGRDPSAEEVRQRLTSALDAWHRNTRQRITKSDAAYRALDPVLRESDPDLMAGVIIGYWDEDEVEAEKRRIARILGENS; encoded by the coding sequence ATGACCCAAAACCGCAACATTCTGTGGATCATGTGTGACCAGCTGAGGTTTGATTACCTCAGCTGTTATGGTCATGAGCGCCTGAATACGCCAAACATCGACAAGCTGGCCAAGCGCGGCGTGCGTTTTACCAACGCCTATGTTCAGGCGACGGTATGCGGGCCATCGCGCATGTCGGCCTATACCGGGCGTTACGTGCGGTCGCACGGGTCCACGCAAAACGGTATCCCATTGCGTGTGGGGGAGCCGACATTGGGTGACCATCTGCGCGATGTGGGGATGCGGAATGTCCTGATCGGGAAAACCCATATGCGCCCTGATCTGGACGGGATGAAACGCCTGGGGATCGACCCGGACTCCGAAATCGGTGCGCGCGTTGGCGAAGGCGGGTTCGACGCCTTTGACCGGGACGACGGCGTTCACCCCACCGGATATCGCAAGAAAGAACCGGCCTACAACGACTACCTGCGCCATGCAGGTTTTCAGGCCGAAAACCCCTGGGAATTCTGGGCCAACTCGGCGGAAGGCAAGGGTGGAGAAAACCAGAGCGGATGGTTGTTGACCCATGCCGACAAGCCCGCGCGTGTGCCCGAAGAGCATTCGGAAACCGCGTATATGACGCGCCGCGCGATGGAGTTCATGGAGGCGGCGGAGAAGGACGGGCGGCCTTGGTGTGCCCACCTGTCCTATATCAAACCGCATTGGCCCTATATCGTGCCCGCGCCCTATCATGACATGTTCGGGCCCGATGACGTCAAACCTGCCGTCAGGAGCGACGAAGAACTGAAGGCCGCCCATCCGCTCTTCAAGGCGATGACGGAAGAAGTCTATTCCCGCAACTTCGCCCGCGACGAGGTGCGCGAGAAGGTGATCCCGGCCTACATGGGGCTGATCAAGCAGATTGACGACCAATTGGGGCAACTGTTTGCGTTCATGCAGGAACGGGGCCTCGATGAGAACACGATGATCGTTTTCACGGCGGATCACGGCGATTATCTGGGCGATCACTGGATGGGTGAAAAGTATCTGTTCTACGAGGCCGCCGCGAAGGTCCCGCTGATCATCTACGACCCTTCGGACAAGGCGGATGCGACCCGCGGAACGGTTTCGGATGCTCTGGTCGAGATGATCGACCTTGCCCCCACATTCGTGGACTATGCCGGTGGCGTGCCGCCCATGCATATCCTCGAAGGCAAGTCTCTGTTGCCGCTTTTGCACGACGACGACAGTTCATGGGACCGACAGTATGTGTTCTCAGAGCTCGATTACTCGAACCTTCCCGCCCGACTAAAGCTGGGTCGCGACATTCAGGATTGCCGCGCGACGATGGTTTTCGACGGTCGCTACAAGTTGGTCGAAGTCATGGGCTTTGCGCCTATCCTGTTCGATCTTGAGGTCGACCCGGACGAGCTGAAGGACCTGGGCCGCGATCCGTCGGCAGAAGAGGTCCGGCAACGTCTTACCTCCGCGCTGGATGCATGGCACCGCAACACTCGGCAGCGGATTACGAAAAGCGACGCGGCCTATCGGGCCTTGGACCCGGTTCTTCGTGAAAGTGACCCGGATCTGATGGCGGGTGTCATCATCGGCTATTGGGACGAAGACGAGGTCGAGGCCGAAAAACGCAGGATCGCGCGCATTCTTGGTGAAAACTCGTAG
- a CDS encoding IS5-like element ISSpo9 family transposase: MSRPTPPTYKTRNWPAYNKALKRRGSLTIWFDPAMTWDAAPTGKRGRQPDYSDAAVQTCLTMKVLFGMALRQTTEFVESLLGLIDLDWAVPDFSTLSRRQKTLKVNIPYRGSDGPLHLLIDSTGIKVEGEGEWNARKHGGTKRRVWRKIHIGIDEKSLEIRAAEFTTSEIGDAPMLPELLDQIPPEQEIGSVTADGAFDTRKCHEAIAARGAAAIIPPRKNAKPWKPDTAGAIARNEILRTSKRVGRTIWRLWSGYHRRSRAETKMHCVKLLGQRLTARDFDRQVAEFQLRVAVLNGFTALGTPITDAMG, encoded by the coding sequence ATGAGCAGACCGACACCTCCTACCTACAAGACCAGGAACTGGCCGGCCTACAACAAGGCGCTCAAGCGCCGGGGCTCGCTAACGATCTGGTTCGACCCCGCCATGACCTGGGACGCCGCGCCAACCGGCAAGCGCGGGCGGCAGCCCGACTACAGTGATGCTGCGGTCCAGACCTGCCTGACGATGAAGGTTCTGTTCGGGATGGCGCTCAGGCAGACAACCGAGTTCGTCGAGAGCCTTTTGGGCCTGATCGACCTGGACTGGGCGGTGCCCGACTTCAGCACGCTGTCGCGCCGTCAAAAGACCCTGAAGGTCAATATCCCCTATCGCGGATCAGACGGCCCGTTACACCTTTTGATCGACAGCACGGGGATCAAGGTCGAGGGCGAAGGCGAGTGGAACGCCCGCAAGCATGGCGGCACGAAACGGCGCGTCTGGCGCAAGATCCACATCGGAATTGACGAGAAGTCCTTGGAAATCCGGGCCGCCGAGTTCACCACCAGTGAGATCGGCGATGCGCCCATGCTGCCCGAACTGCTGGACCAGATCCCGCCCGAGCAAGAGATCGGCAGCGTCACCGCCGACGGCGCCTTCGACACCCGCAAGTGCCATGAAGCCATCGCCGCCCGAGGGGCCGCCGCAATCATCCCGCCCCGCAAGAACGCCAAGCCGTGGAAACCCGACACCGCCGGGGCCATCGCACGAAACGAGATCCTTCGGACATCGAAGCGCGTCGGGCGGACCATCTGGCGACTATGGAGCGGCTATCACCGACGAAGCCGGGCCGAGACCAAGATGCACTGCGTCAAGCTCCTGGGTCAGCGTCTGACCGCGCGGGACTTCGACCGTCAGGTCGCAGAGTTCCAGCTCCGTGTTGCCGTCCTGAACGGCTTCACCGCGCTCGGCACGCCCATCACAGATGCTATGGGATGA
- a CDS encoding CHAT domain-containing protein → MTKITWQSSESFEVEEAGTHHVRRGGLGQGADDPLTGLFAQPEVRKVFEVVEAQRHVVRPTKRSAGPNEIAVRLDVDDGADYILAVRHPSGAIQFIGGQEIGAGGKRSNSALRTRRTRNYAIEFRAPISFYAEKDVRRGIVGDIKDAVVDAIVIKVKDFIAKKTVDLAEAAIWKLLGREPGMKQLSIENGRLNLAPVSGRIKPGPNGRALLFIHGTFSTTDGSFGDLASAEFFGELARTYGNAIYGFDHYSVSVTPEKNASDILKTLPSGGIDCDVVTHSRGGLVLRTLNERQGDLSQGKRFRLQRAALVACPNEGTQLATPDRWQGTLGWLANLLDLFPPNPITSNAALVMHWVTWFAKVGVAAAEGLDAMNMTGAQIRQLQSPPSPAPGQYSALVSNCEPNGKLWARALDLGIDWFFDEANDLVVPTSGGWRIDRVPDFIPKDQIGAYGPGGNIPAGPRQVTHISFFDRAETLQFVLRALSGAPQHLPELDLARALPVSRSADGAVLPAMAEEVEPQVAELPAFETVLHRAEAAAPRKAPARRLAAHPNSSVFELIVLDPEQITRMGFPRVEEEEAEDGHGTPFLYAAYGGARVMVPFYLKKAHLPPKTGNETEDKRLKSMAAEMGQRWGKLFGFHRRVQSVLDGNPRARELSPDELRIFGELLFETLLPQEVRRLYDVARSREHDKLFVIFTSMIHWVFDMPWEFARDPERGTYLATEDVHFIRNVLTQTPVEKLSPRESLKILIATSEPRDQRRVSATEEIAKLRKAITELQRDGLIEFEIRKNATPRNLHHEIATGNYDVVHFIGHGYWNTKSGESGLVLEDETGNSRPLGGRPLREILSGRGIRLVFLNACDTGRSRRASGVETTSLAGVAQDLFGRGVPNVVANQFPVGDNAAVAFARTIYEYLAHGKTIAQSVREARISANYEKDGQSMDWAIPVAYARDPEDRLVVERKAAGGDGLG, encoded by the coding sequence ATGACAAAAATTACATGGCAAAGCAGCGAATCCTTCGAGGTTGAAGAAGCCGGAACCCACCATGTCAGGCGCGGCGGTCTAGGACAGGGGGCCGACGATCCCCTGACCGGCCTCTTCGCGCAGCCGGAAGTCCGGAAAGTCTTCGAAGTCGTCGAAGCGCAGCGGCACGTCGTCCGTCCGACCAAGCGCTCCGCCGGGCCGAACGAGATCGCGGTGCGGCTGGATGTGGACGACGGGGCGGACTATATCCTTGCCGTTCGACATCCTTCGGGGGCCATTCAGTTCATCGGCGGCCAGGAAATAGGCGCGGGCGGCAAGCGGTCGAATTCGGCCCTGCGGACGCGGCGCACCAGGAATTACGCTATCGAATTCCGCGCGCCGATTTCGTTCTACGCGGAGAAGGATGTGCGCAGGGGCATCGTCGGCGACATCAAAGACGCCGTGGTCGATGCGATCGTCATCAAGGTCAAGGACTTCATCGCGAAGAAGACCGTGGACCTTGCCGAGGCCGCGATCTGGAAATTGCTGGGACGCGAACCGGGCATGAAACAGCTTTCCATCGAAAACGGGCGACTGAATCTGGCGCCCGTGTCCGGACGGATTAAGCCCGGCCCGAACGGGCGGGCGCTCTTGTTCATCCACGGCACATTTTCGACCACCGACGGCAGTTTTGGCGATCTGGCGAGTGCCGAATTCTTTGGCGAACTTGCGAGGACCTATGGCAACGCCATCTATGGCTTCGACCATTATTCGGTCAGCGTCACACCGGAGAAGAATGCAAGCGACATCCTGAAAACGCTGCCCAGCGGCGGTATCGACTGCGATGTCGTCACCCATTCGCGCGGCGGCCTCGTCCTTCGGACACTGAACGAGCGGCAAGGCGATCTGTCCCAGGGCAAACGCTTCCGACTTCAGAGGGCGGCCCTTGTCGCCTGCCCGAACGAGGGCACCCAACTAGCCACGCCCGACCGCTGGCAGGGCACCCTTGGCTGGTTAGCCAACCTCCTCGATCTCTTTCCGCCCAATCCGATAACCTCGAACGCGGCTCTGGTCATGCATTGGGTCACCTGGTTCGCCAAGGTCGGCGTCGCCGCCGCCGAGGGCTTGGACGCGATGAACATGACCGGCGCGCAGATCCGGCAACTCCAATCCCCGCCCTCTCCGGCGCCCGGGCAATATTCCGCGCTGGTGTCGAACTGCGAACCCAACGGCAAGCTCTGGGCAAGGGCGCTCGATCTAGGCATCGACTGGTTCTTCGACGAGGCCAACGACCTTGTGGTTCCGACCTCCGGGGGCTGGCGCATCGACCGGGTGCCGGACTTCATCCCGAAGGATCAGATCGGCGCCTACGGCCCCGGCGGGAATATCCCCGCAGGCCCGCGTCAGGTGACCCATATCAGCTTCTTCGACCGAGCCGAGACGCTGCAGTTCGTGCTGCGCGCCCTTTCCGGCGCACCTCAACACCTTCCAGAGTTGGACTTGGCACGGGCGCTGCCGGTCTCGCGCAGCGCCGACGGTGCCGTGCTGCCAGCCATGGCAGAGGAGGTGGAACCGCAGGTCGCAGAGTTGCCCGCGTTTGAGACCGTGCTGCACCGCGCGGAGGCCGCTGCGCCCCGGAAGGCTCCCGCGCGGCGGCTTGCGGCGCATCCCAATTCATCGGTCTTCGAACTTATCGTGCTCGACCCCGAGCAGATCACCCGGATGGGTTTTCCGCGCGTCGAGGAGGAAGAGGCCGAAGACGGTCACGGCACGCCGTTTCTCTATGCCGCGTATGGCGGTGCCCGCGTCATGGTGCCCTTCTACTTAAAAAAAGCGCATCTCCCACCCAAGACGGGCAACGAAACCGAGGACAAGCGACTGAAATCCATGGCGGCCGAGATGGGCCAGAGATGGGGCAAGTTGTTCGGCTTTCACCGGCGGGTGCAAAGCGTCCTCGATGGCAATCCGCGCGCCAGAGAACTGAGCCCGGATGAACTACGCATCTTCGGCGAACTGTTGTTCGAAACGCTGTTGCCCCAGGAAGTTCGCCGACTGTACGACGTCGCCCGTTCACGAGAGCACGACAAACTGTTCGTCATCTTCACCTCGATGATCCACTGGGTCTTCGACATGCCTTGGGAATTTGCTCGCGACCCGGAACGCGGCACCTATCTTGCCACCGAGGACGTGCATTTCATCCGCAACGTCCTGACACAGACCCCGGTCGAAAAACTGAGCCCGCGGGAAAGCCTGAAGATACTGATCGCAACCTCAGAACCACGAGATCAGAGACGGGTCTCTGCGACGGAAGAGATTGCCAAGCTACGCAAGGCGATAACCGAACTGCAGCGGGACGGGCTTATCGAATTCGAAATCCGGAAGAATGCGACGCCGCGTAACCTGCACCACGAAATCGCTACCGGAAATTACGACGTGGTCCACTTCATCGGGCACGGTTACTGGAACACTAAATCGGGTGAATCCGGTCTGGTGCTGGAGGACGAGACCGGCAATTCTAGGCCCTTGGGAGGGCGGCCCCTGCGCGAAATCCTGTCGGGCCGGGGCATTCGGCTGGTTTTCCTGAACGCCTGCGACACCGGGCGCAGCCGCCGCGCTTCCGGCGTGGAAACAACCTCGCTGGCTGGGGTGGCGCAAGATCTGTTCGGTCGCGGCGTGCCTAATGTCGTGGCCAACCAGTTTCCGGTCGGGGACAATGCGGCGGTCGCCTTCGCGCGCACGATCTACGAATACCTTGCCCACGGCAAGACGATCGCGCAATCTGTCCGCGAGGCGCGGATCTCGGCAAACTACGAGAAAGACGGTCAAAGCATGGATTGGGCGATCCCGGTGGCCTATGCACGCGATCCCGAGGACCGGCTGGTGGTGGAAAGAAAGGCTGCGGGGGGCGATGGTCTTGGCTGA
- a CDS encoding AAA family ATPase has product MRFRVFAVLSFAVLVALAGTGVPQAQSVSEAPYSISRFRLDDFSTPILHRNETASGSLEIFFVVPQFQVPEGKERQFLTEMVDNYWRGLAVVPGSGTAPVGIVSSANSVVLSANNTTMESIKTHSELVWNVESFGDVQVLGEEVAAQDGVSLSLFYQAVPVRVVHRSDTNADPSSITRASNAISLQYRVFDNTKLGALIGGFAGLLAAWVYFYLRTIRRIRDRGRASLRLQELQTRLEKAELRAERLTDQPERQSTSIPPLDVPRPPVPPALLDALADKTAMVAFGSGASAQAGLPTSHELILRLVDRFDTQISDRLRQNIQYATSANEEGVVEPDRFSAIVEALSDQVSRPALIEAVQDIFADMRRNTGFYETLSRIGWSGALSLVWDDMADENFLAANPPFLRLNPEDTDEMRQAIKAGEKLLLRGWGGLTEASGENIVLTFEEFRKLLEERPEFGRQLTLLLQTRTFLFLGLSPISLREYLTALNPYLEVTQGRHFALVPASYENELFVRPLEQYGIELLEYDPAGDHAQVKNFIDDLLQQARNLGQYRQPEEDRANPLAWQPLTRLELENIGPFNTLEIDLPTGRIPNDTAEVHGEPWTIITGENGMGKTVILRAIALVLSASDPLVAARAGSLLKLGKQSGRVTLSVGTRKIEVRLVRDRKVIVTSRQISPLAAGQFLVLGFPALRGAPSGEPAGPRELDEQPPGPQDVYPLVLGSVDDRMLNLKQWIVNVLSAARGGDAKNRRLAETLDSIVSQIMPGGVVGFAPLSEANVLKLSIRTPGDGGVEREVPFEQLSQGMSAIFNWVGVLLQRLHDISGEDEDPSKVAATVIVDEIDVHLHPEWQRRVVTLVKDIFPNVQVIASTHSALIVSSVTADEVRIFRRIDDGEFQLVRPTRETYGRSATDLMQGEALGVQNARTVDFDEKVVEYLDLRKLASRNPDQEDRYQDLRSELQDANWAGISEEPAPVVTAEDIQRLSQKYF; this is encoded by the coding sequence ATGAGGTTTCGTGTTTTTGCGGTTCTGTCGTTTGCGGTGCTTGTTGCGCTGGCTGGCACAGGTGTGCCGCAGGCGCAATCCGTTTCGGAAGCTCCCTACAGCATCTCGCGCTTTCGGCTCGACGATTTTTCCACCCCGATACTGCACCGGAACGAAACGGCGTCCGGTTCCCTCGAGATATTTTTCGTAGTCCCGCAATTCCAGGTTCCCGAAGGCAAGGAACGCCAGTTTCTGACCGAGATGGTCGACAATTACTGGCGCGGTCTTGCCGTGGTTCCGGGATCCGGCACCGCGCCGGTTGGTATCGTGTCGTCCGCCAACAGTGTCGTGTTGTCCGCCAACAATACCACCATGGAGTCGATCAAGACCCACTCGGAACTCGTGTGGAACGTGGAATCCTTTGGCGACGTTCAGGTCTTGGGCGAGGAAGTCGCCGCGCAAGACGGCGTTTCGTTGTCGCTGTTCTACCAGGCCGTCCCCGTCAGGGTCGTTCACCGGAGCGATACCAACGCGGATCCCTCGTCGATCACGCGCGCATCGAACGCGATAAGCCTGCAATACCGAGTATTTGACAACACGAAGCTCGGCGCATTGATCGGCGGTTTCGCCGGCCTGCTTGCGGCGTGGGTTTATTTCTACCTTCGGACGATCCGGCGGATTCGCGACCGCGGCAGAGCTTCCCTACGATTGCAGGAACTTCAGACCCGGCTGGAGAAGGCCGAACTCAGGGCCGAGCGTCTGACCGACCAGCCGGAACGCCAATCGACGAGCATTCCGCCCCTCGACGTGCCGCGCCCGCCCGTGCCTCCGGCCTTGCTGGACGCCCTGGCGGACAAGACGGCGATGGTCGCCTTCGGCTCGGGGGCTTCGGCGCAGGCCGGGCTGCCAACCTCGCATGAGCTGATTCTGCGTCTCGTGGACAGGTTCGACACGCAGATATCGGACCGGCTGCGCCAGAACATCCAATACGCCACAAGCGCCAATGAGGAGGGCGTGGTCGAACCCGACCGCTTTTCCGCGATTGTCGAAGCCTTGAGCGATCAGGTCTCGCGCCCGGCGCTGATCGAGGCGGTGCAGGACATCTTCGCCGATATGCGGCGCAACACCGGGTTTTACGAGACGCTTTCGCGAATTGGCTGGTCGGGCGCGTTGTCCCTGGTCTGGGACGACATGGCCGACGAGAATTTCCTGGCGGCCAATCCGCCGTTCCTGCGGTTGAACCCCGAAGACACGGATGAAATGCGTCAGGCAATCAAGGCGGGCGAGAAGCTGCTTCTGCGCGGATGGGGCGGGCTGACCGAGGCCAGCGGTGAGAACATCGTGCTGACCTTCGAGGAATTCCGAAAGCTCCTGGAAGAACGCCCGGAATTCGGCCGTCAACTGACGCTTCTCTTGCAGACACGGACCTTCCTGTTCCTGGGCCTCAGCCCGATTTCGCTGAGGGAATACCTGACCGCCCTGAACCCGTATCTGGAAGTCACGCAGGGCCGCCATTTCGCGCTTGTCCCGGCATCCTACGAGAATGAGTTGTTTGTCCGTCCGCTCGAGCAATACGGGATCGAGCTTCTGGAATACGACCCGGCCGGCGACCACGCGCAGGTAAAGAACTTCATCGACGACCTGCTTCAGCAGGCGCGGAACCTTGGCCAATACCGGCAGCCCGAGGAAGATCGGGCGAACCCTCTAGCGTGGCAGCCGCTCACGCGACTGGAACTGGAAAACATCGGCCCCTTCAATACGCTTGAGATTGACCTTCCCACGGGCCGAATACCGAATGACACAGCGGAAGTGCATGGCGAGCCATGGACGATCATCACTGGCGAAAACGGAATGGGAAAAACCGTGATCCTGCGGGCCATTGCGCTGGTGCTCTCGGCCAGCGATCCCCTTGTCGCCGCGCGGGCGGGGTCACTTCTGAAACTGGGCAAGCAAAGCGGGCGGGTTACGCTGAGTGTCGGCACACGAAAGATCGAGGTGCGGCTGGTGAGAGACCGGAAGGTCATCGTCACGTCGCGGCAGATTTCGCCACTCGCCGCAGGACAGTTTCTGGTGCTTGGCTTCCCGGCGCTTCGCGGCGCGCCAAGCGGCGAACCGGCAGGACCGCGCGAACTTGACGAGCAGCCGCCCGGGCCGCAGGACGTCTATCCCCTTGTTCTGGGCAGCGTCGATGACCGGATGCTCAACCTGAAACAGTGGATCGTGAACGTGCTTAGCGCAGCGCGCGGCGGCGATGCGAAGAACCGGCGGCTGGCCGAGACTCTGGATTCGATAGTATCCCAGATCATGCCCGGCGGTGTCGTCGGTTTCGCGCCGCTGTCCGAAGCCAACGTCCTTAAGCTCTCAATCCGCACGCCGGGCGACGGCGGTGTCGAACGCGAGGTGCCGTTCGAGCAGCTCAGCCAGGGCATGTCGGCGATCTTCAACTGGGTCGGGGTTCTGTTGCAGAGGCTGCACGACATCTCCGGCGAGGACGAAGACCCGTCAAAGGTCGCGGCGACGGTGATTGTCGACGAGATCGACGTTCACCTACACCCGGAATGGCAGCGCCGTGTGGTGACCTTGGTTAAGGATATTTTCCCGAACGTGCAAGTCATCGCCTCGACCCATTCCGCCCTGATCGTGTCGTCGGTGACGGCAGACGAGGTACGGATTTTCCGCCGTATCGACGATGGGGAGTTCCAGCTAGTCCGGCCCACTCGCGAGACCTATGGTCGAAGCGCCACCGATCTGATGCAGGGCGAGGCGCTTGGGGTCCAAAACGCCAGAACGGTGGATTTCGACGAAAAGGTCGTTGAGTATCTGGACCTTCGGAAGCTTGCCTCCCGCAACCCCGACCAGGAAGACCGATACCAGGATTTGCGCAGCGAACTGCAAGACGCCAATTGGGCGGGTATTTCCGAAGAACCCGCACCGGTGGTGACAGCGGAAGACATTCAGCGTTTGAGTCAGAAGTATTTCTAG